Genomic DNA from Anopheles merus strain MAF unplaced genomic scaffold, AmerM5.1 LNR4000764, whole genome shotgun sequence:
TGCACCTGGGTCGTAATGGCGTAGCTCTGCTTCTGTATGCCGTGGTAAGCCGCATCCAGCACCGCGCACCACTGCGTCTCGAACGCATCCGATGCCATGTAGTCGAGAAAATCGTCCTCCCGGTTGTTCAGGATGGTGCTCATCTTGTTGAACGCCTTCTGCCGCACGGTTACCTTCTCGGACGACatctccaccagcagcagacagAGGTCGCGGTCCATCACCgacattctgctgctgctgctgctgctggacgaggaAGAGGCCATCGTGGTTCGTGGGGCGTGGTTTGTTTCAAGTTGTATctgtaaagaaaattaaaaacataatttagaatttatataaaataaccCTTATCTCCTTTTAACCTTCTTTCCGTAAATCCTGTTGGAACTTCTTGTTCGtacgaaaagaaaatgcaGACTAATTTATTCTCTATTTCAATAAAGCCTACTACACTTCGTTTAAACTAGCGATGTTGCTATGATCACAACAAATCCTCCTTTAATATtgtgatacagggttttccaattgagtttagactagaagcatactttttttgaatagtcgcaatagattcttgactagcatcctctatttttgattacgatcaatggatttttgactagcagcaattgatttcagcaggccggttgctggcacggagtgaccagattgtttttagaggttatcggtaggaaaTCTAAAGCAAACTCGGtaattttcggtaaaaacaactttttattcactcacaaaattattattattattattattaaatttcaaatttattgttgaacggtgaatacttagaaaaatatttgaatttcggtcagaaaaattgagttttagtgtgctcaattgtaaaccaatattcgatcgaaaatcgatagaactacATATGGTCACTCTGAAAAACTTGTGCAATCTAGCTTTTGGTTAGGTTATGCCTGGGGGTCTACTActgcatatttcaattcagccgttaagtgcttttgtgttgtattgtgcattcataaaatcaaaacaatagcatCGAAAACCTAtcatataaaatatatctttctttgtggatgatatataacagtaaaacaaatgatttaatcaaatgagcggatgaaattaaatattatccacagattattattcaagtcaATCTGTCACACCGGATGTTATAAACGCGTCGCTCTTAGGCTgtcatgcagggacctgctgaaatcaattgctcctagtcaataatccattgctcgtaatcaaaaataaaggatgctagtcaagaatctattgcgactattcaaaaaaagtatgctgctagtctaaacttaattggaaaaccctgtattgcacCATAATTCTAcgctaaaaaacacaaaaactaaCGACCCATTTTGCTCGCGTTCATAAGCATCATAACAAAAGAAACCCAAAAAAATTAGttcgatttatttgtttgttctttttcgacAATTCCATCGTGGAtatctcctttttttgttcatttttcttaGACACATTTTCTCTATCGCATGTTTCGGAATTTGCGCTTGATTGCTTTTTAATTACAGAGCTTTTACATGGATAGTTTAACTCaattgcagtttttttatgctgctCAGTGTTTAAGTTTATGTTCAAGATTATAGCctaaaatgctcatttacaCAGCTTTCTTGGCATGTTGGCTCTCTTCACATTTTTTAACCGTTCTTATATTGGAAAGTAGGTAGAGAAATCAAAGCAATTCAAGTGAGTAGTGTAATAGGTTTTAAGTTTTCCGAAAAGTAATTGCAGTGCCATAGTACATCTAGCTAGTACatttgaaaaggaaagaagTAATCGTGTAAAGAAGTTCAGTGAGTGATAAACACCAACGGACACGTGAAAAAGAGCTATCGAAAGATTAGTCTAAAAACAAGTTCAGGTAAATGCACTCAACTATAAAATTATGTATCTATAGATTTATGTACTACTGAATGAAGAGacgaatgtgttttaatgtttcgttTGATAGTGCCGTAAGCGGGTACGGACAGTTTTTACAGTGTCTACAGCTACTCTTTCCATTTCTCATTGCACGTGAAGCTTAATTGTGTAGAGGGCGGATGGATGTGACAAAGTGGCTCAAATGCAgtttacaggattttccaggggttctagCCTGGTTATAGTTATGAGACACTActtcttgactctttctaattgggaagtgaacttcacatgacggaaattggactctattgcaccctttttggaaaggttcgttggaaattcctattggatatgtccaacaagggtgctatagagtccaattcccgttACATTTTacttaagaaagagtcaataaagtgtcccacagctatgagaacgcCTGGGGAAACCCCTGCCACATTGTACACATCGAGTCTGTCATCCTTGGCCAGTTAACTAACTTACACTACACTAAAGAGTTCGATTCGATCGATTTGCAATCCTATTCAAACCGCACGTGCTCTGTTTGCGCGAAACACTATGGGCGAAATTAAATATCAGCACGAGCACGACATGCGGATAACCTAATAACCTAACCGGGGAGGTAAGAGGGGGGGGCTTTATATGTCGTGCCCAAACTTAAATGACTATATAACACGGTTTGCAAAAGCAATATCTAACGATACCATTCGGTTCACAGGGGTTTATATGGAGAGGAGCATGGAATATATTCATTTCGGCGTGTGACAGAGTATACGCAATTCAGTTTACGctacccttttacacacacacgtgtgtttTACATACGCAAAGCCTAATAAATAAGGAACATTAAATGATCATCGACAACTCAGTATCAGTTCTTCCCTTGCCACACTTTACAAGTGtgaggttgtgtgtgtgtgggtgtgtgttaggCTAAAAACTAGTCTTCTCTAGATTTTCACATTAAAATGTATATGGTAATATCGCAATATTTCGCTTATTGAAAAGCAGATTGagagcaattaaattaaatttaaaaaaaccgaaGCTTAGTATCGACATTAACGGGATTTGTTGGTTAAATCATCTTACGTGACTATCATTAAATTACCAATTCGGATTAATTATCAATGCGTTGCCAATCTTGGCGCCCGCTTCTGACAAACACGCCacaccgctgccgctgccggtgctgctggttCGCTTGCGCATTTTCTTTTCGCGCAGCGCTTTCATCGCTTCGATCGCAACGGGATTGCCGAGATCTTCCAGCTTGAGCACCAACTTGTACAGCGTCTCGATAAGCAGCAGCACATGGCGAGCTTTGCGCTGGATAGCGGGCGGCGGTTCAAGTGCCGGCACGCCATTTCCGTTCAGCTGGTCGCTGCCCATCACGTCGGCGTCGATGAGCTTTCGCGGCGCTATCACACTACCGCACTGCAGCTTGCCGAGCGAATTTTGAAATTGGAGCGGGGTATACGCTCGACCACCACCCGTCGGCGCTGAGCCATCCTTTCCCTCGCTACCGCCGTTCGGGTTGGAGCGGGATTCGGAACTGCGACGTTCGCGGTTCGTGCCGAGCAGCCCGCTCTTGCCGTTCTTCGACAGCAGCGACAGTAACAGCAGCTGGGCATGCTCCTCCGGCTGGGTGAACGGATGGTTGAGCTGATTTTCGCGATAGATCCTATTATCGCCCTCGCCCTTCGCCGCTGCCAGCCGCTGCTTGTACACGGTGAAATAGTAATCGTTAAAGTAGGGTGCGTCCGAGTTGAGCTGCGTCAGCTTTATCCCGATTAGCCACTGCTTGTTGCGATTGCTCATCATGTTTGCGTACTCATCGCGCTCCTCTGGCTGCCCGCCGCCTGCAGTGCTCGATGGCATTCCATTGCCTACTCGggatcgttgctgctgctgctgctggaaatggtgctgctgcttcataaAACCCGCCCTTGGCAGGGCTACTAGCGGGGCTGCTTTGTTCACGCCATTGCCGCAAACGCTGAGCGTGCTGGCCGCAGCGAGCTGTCGGTTGAACGCGAGCAGCGGAtggttttgttgaatttcctGCACCAGCCGCTGGTTGAACTGGTTCGTCGGCAGGGGCGTCGGGCTGCGCTGCATCAAAAATGGCGGCGGCCCACCCGGCGCTGGTCCCGGATGGCGAGGAGGTAGCGGCGGTGGCGGACCCATCTGTACCGGGCCGGGGCCACCCAGAAACCCTTGCAGCGGGGAACCGTACGAGCAGCGCTGCGGGAATGCCGGATGCATCGCCAGGTTGTTGATCGGGGTCGAGTACGGTCGGGCGGCTAGCATGTTGTACGGCAGCAAACCAAGCGGAAGACGGTTCGCGTTGTTCAGCATCCTGCGACGGTCCGGGCGGGAACAGGGCAGCGGGGCCGGCGTTTCGGGCGCCCAGCAGCGAAAGCGGCGGGGTGAGCAGCGCCGGTGGTACCCGTAACGGTGGTGCTGCTACTGGCGAGGAGATCATCGGGATCGGCGGCTGCATACTCTTTACCTCCTTGGCGGGTGTGAAATGATCGCGAGCTttcactggtggtggtggttgggccGGGACCGGTGCCGGTGTGCGGAATGGTTGcagtgtctgctgctgctgctgctggtgaaatTGGTTGTGATGGTAATggagttggtgttgttgttgttgctgctgctgctgctgtgacatTTGCTTTTGCAGCATACTTTGATGCTGattttgctgatgctgatgctggatGATGGTTCGTTCAATGTCCTCCACTGACAGCATCTTCATGGGTGGAAACAAGCCCGGTGGCAGTGAGGGAGGCGGTTTTGGCGGCAGGCCACCTCCCCCGATCGGATGCGCCGGTTCCGGTGGTCGAAAGGCGCTCTGCTGTGGTGGCAGGGCAGAAAATGGCGTACCGCTGGGCCTATAATCGCTGTACGGTGGCTGCACCGGAGCCGGAACCTTCGCCGGGCTACCCCAGATGCTCGGATCCAGCCATAGCTTGTTCGCGAACTCATCGCCAATGCTTTGGGCCACCACACTGCTACGGCCGCtctcgctgttgttgttgtcgctgcTGCCCCCGTCGTCCTCATCCTCCCCAAGGAAGGAACCGGTTCGCCCCCCATTCCTGCAACTTTCCAGCCGCACGAGATGCTCGTGGATGTCCTTCCAGTCGCCCTTGTCCGCCGCACCGAACGTTTCGTCATTCAGGGCGTCATACTCCTCCTCGTCCGAGATGTCTTCTTTGCATCGGCGCCGCTGCAGCGGCGAATGCAGTTCGGCGGTGCGCCGCGGTGCTGCCTGGAAGAATCGGCgagcttcctcctcctcctactCCTCGTCGTTCTCACCCGGCAGACTGGTATCGAAGCCGAAAAAGGAATCCATCACTGGGCTTTAGCACTGCATCCGTACGAACGGTTAAGGCGTACAACACAAATCACAGTTTTCcatccagcaccaccaccacaccacacagcaAAACTGGTTCGGGCATTCGGTTTTGGGGTCGAATGTCGATGACTTATGCATGCAAGCACGTGTTGGCGGTTTAAAATAATCAGATGATCTTCACTTCATCTACAAATACCGGGTGACTAAGcgcgtaaaaaaacaaaactgcacacaTAACGTAAGCGGCATACTTACACACACTCTTCGGTGACCCGGTCAGATTGTGCGGTATGGTGTACATCGCAAACTTGGGCAGCTGACGGGTCAGTTCAAACACGTGAAACTGCACACTGCTCGGGTAGCCGACGAACGCTTTGATGTGAATGTCCTGCGCATTGTCCTTGAGCGTCTTGAGCGGTATCAGTATGCGCGAAACGTCCTTCGTCAGGTGCGCGATCAGCGTTTCCTCCTTGAACAGCTGATCAGCAAAGATCAACACGACACGAATCGTGGTCGAGTTGTTGGTCGACACGGTGATGTCGATGTTCATATCGTTGCTATCGTAGCTGGTGGAAATGCCGATCTGTAGCCGCGTGTTGGACGGTATGATGCCGACGTTGTCCGGCACACTCTGCACCAGATTGCTTTCGCTCGTGTTGCTCAGGATTTCCTTGTTGTACTTGATGTTGTTTTCGTAGTGcttcagctcgagcagcagttTCTGTTTCTGAGTCAGCAGAGCGTTCATTTCCTCATCGGCAACGTTGTGCAACGTTAGCATGTTGACGCTTGGCGTCGTATATCCCCTTACTggcggaaaagcaaaaagagagagagagagagaaaacagggCATGAAGCACGTGTCTCATCGTGTGAGCTGCAGGAAAGGGAGGAGcaaattttcatttagtttACCCCATTTAATATTGCAATGCTCCTCAACCTACCCGCACAAATTCACGATCCGCGTACTTCGCGACGGTGTGCTGCACGGTGAAGTTACGATCCACGTCGAAGCAACGATGGTTAGCGGGAACGTTCCCGGGCGAGGTTTTCTGTTCGCCACCCGcagccgtcgccgccgcctgTCGCGACAGCACAAACTGGACATATTTTTCCGCTTGTTGAAAGTAGTCCGAGCATAGCGACTTGATCTCCTGCGAGTGTCCTTCGGCAAGGAACTCACCGTAAAGGCGACACGCCACTCCCTTCACCATCGGATCAGTGTACTTGGCGCTGTTCATTACTTCCCACGCCAACTCCTTCGCCAGCACCGGCTGGCCGGCACTCCAATTGAGCTGTGCATTTTCCAGCATCACCACCGACTGCACGTTGGCCGGCAGCTCCTGCTTCCCGATCAGCACCACATTCCGTACCGCACAGTCCACGAAGCCTCGCAGGCGCGATTCgtggatcagcagcagcagcgtgctgTACACTGCCGGCGGTACCCATTTACGTTTCGCACGAATCCCGGCCGTGCTGAAGATGGACAGCCGCTGGGAAAGGATCGTTTCCAGCAGCGTGAACTCGCTGTG
This window encodes:
- the LOC121603009 gene encoding Bardet-Biedl syndrome 2 protein-like isoform X3 translates to MLTLHNVADEEMNALLTQKQKLLLELKHYENNIKYNKEILSNTSESNLVQSVPDNVGIIPSNTRLQIGISTSYDSNDMNIDITVSTNNSTTIRVVLIFADQLFKEETLIAHLTKDVSRILIPLKTLKDNAQDIHIKAFVGYPSSVQFHVFELTRQLPKFAMYTIPHNLTGSPKSVYEVKII
- the LOC121603009 gene encoding Bardet-Biedl syndrome 2 protein-like isoform X2, which produces MSSLCCRDRRRRRLRVANRKPRPGTFPLTIVASTWIVTSPCSTPSRIRGYTTPSVNMLTLHNVADEEMNALLTQKQKLLLELKHYENNIKYNKEILSNTSESNLVQSVPDNVGIIPSNTRLQIGISTSYDSNDMNIDITVSTNNSTTIRVVLIFADQLFKEETLIAHLTKDVSRILIPLKTLKDNAQDIHIKAFVGYPSSVQFHVFELTRQLPKFAMYTIPHNLTGSPKSVYEVKII
- the LOC121603013 gene encoding protein PAT1 homolog 1-like is translated as MDSFFGFDTSLPEDISDEEEYDALNDETFGAADKGDWKDIHEHLVRLESCRNGGRTGSFLGEDEDDGGSSDNNNSESGRSSVVAQSIGDEFANKLWLDPSIWGSPAKVPAPVQPPYSDYRPSGTPFSALPPQQSAFRPPEPAHPIGGGGLPPKPPPSLPPGLFPPMKMLSVEDIERTIIQHQHQQNQHQSMLQKQMSQQQQQQQQQHQLHYHHNQFHQQQQQQTLQPFRTPAPVPAQPPPPVKARDHFTPAKEVKSMQPPIPMISSPVAAPPMLNNANRLPLGLLPYNMLAARPYSTPINNLAMHPAFPQRCSYGSPLQGFLGGPGPVQMGPPPPLPPRHPGPAPGGPPPFLMQRSPTPLPTNQFNQRLVQEIQQNHPLLAFNRQLAAASTLSVCGNGVNKAAPLVALPRAGFMKQQHHFQQQQQQRSRVGNGMPSSTAGGGQPEERDEYANMMSNRNKQWLIGIKLTQLNSDAPYFNDYYFTVYKQRLAAAKGEGDNRIYRENQLNHPFTQPEEHAQLLLLSLLSKNGKSGLLGTNRERRSSESRSNPNGGSEGKDGSAPTGGGRAYTPLQFQNSLGKLQCGSVIAPRKLIDADVMGSDQLNGNGVPALEPPPAIQRKARHVLLLIETLYKLVLKLEDLGNPVAIEAMKALREKKMRKRTSSTGSGSGVACLSEAGAKIGNALIINPNW